The genomic region CATAACGCGATCCCACTCACCGTACAGCGATGCTTCGCTGACAAACGTGTCGAAGTGGACGTTGACAGCGCGAAGGCTATCGACGATCTGTTCGAGAATTTTGTCTTTCGCCCAGAGCGCGAGTTCTTTTTGGCGGCTCTCGTCACGAAGGGCTTCGGGGCCGAATTTCTCTACCGCTTCGTGGGCCAAGAGGCTCATGTACTCGCCGCGGTAATACTTCTCCGGCCATTCGACCTCTTCGCCCAATACCGTCGCACGCCCTTCGAGCTGGAGCGAAACGCCCAGCAGATCGATCTGGTTCCCCGCATCGTTCACGTAATACTCGGCGGTAATATCGTATCCGAGATGGCGCCCAAGACGCAGCAGGGTATCGCCGTACACGGCACCGCGGGCATGTCCGATGTGCAAAGGCCCAGTGGGGTTCGCGCTGACGAATTCGAGGAGGATCGTCCCTTTTTTGTCGGCATTTCCGAATTCGCTGCCGTGGCTCAACGCCCACGAAGCGTACTCGTCGAGAAAATGTTCGGAGAGACGGAAGTTAATGTACCCTTTGACCGATTCAACCGCCGTAAACATCGATTCGTCTCCGAACGATCCGGCAATCTCTTCGGCGATCGCCATCGGCGATTTGCGCAGTTCTTTGGCAAGAGAAAAAGCAATGGGAGTGGCGAAATGGCCGAAAGATCGATCTTTCGGCTTTTCGAGGATGACGTCTGTATTGAATTTATCGCGCAACAGCGCACTGACTCGCTGTTTCAAGGCTTACGCTTGCTTGACTTGGTCTTTGGGAGCTTCTACGCTGGCGGTCGTAGACGTTTCAACTTGCTTGGGGGCTTCGGGAGTGGCGGAAGCGGTAGGAGCGGCAGGCTCTTCTTCTTTCATCTCTTTTTTGAAATTACGGATGCCCTGTCCGATTCCTTTGGCCAGATCGGGGATTTTTTTCGCACCGAACAACAAAATGACAATCCCGAAAATCAGTAATAATTCGGTTCCGCTTGGCATACTCATACGCAGAATTCCTTCTCTCAAAAATTTAGCGTTGTAGTATAACGGCTCATTGCTGTAACCGTCCTTATAAGATTATGCGAACTTATACGCTCTTATCCTTGCGCTTCCCACCTCTGCACGAACTCGTTGATCCGGAGCGTAGGGATCTTCATGCGCGCGGCTTTGGCGATGGACACCAGCACTTCGGCGGCGGTATCGAGATCGTCGTTGACCACCAGGAAATCGTATTCGCTGATCCGCTGCACCTCACGCTTGGCCATCTCGATCCGCTTGGCGATGATCTCGTCGCTGTCGGTAGAGCGGCCGTAAAGACGCCGTTTGAGCTCTTCAAGAGTCGGGGTCGTGATAAAGACCGACGTCGTAATATCGGCCAGCCGGTTCTGCACCGCGTCATGCCCCTGAACGTCGATATCGAAAATGACAAGCTTCCCTTCTTTCAATGCCTGCTTCACCGGTCCCAGGGACGTCCCGTAGTAATTGCCGTGGACCACCGCGTATTCGAGAAACATCTCCTGCTCGACGTCGCGCTTGAACTCCTCTTCGCTCACAAAGTGGTAGTGGACACCGTCGGTCTCTCCCTCGCGCATCGGCCGGGTTGTCGTCGAAATGGAAAAATAGGTAGGCCCGATGTGATCGATGATTTTGGCGATCAGGGAACTTTTCCCCGCCCCGCTGGGGCCGGAGAGGACAAGGATCGCTCCGCTTTCGAGATTCACTTGTCGTTCCCGAAATTGATGTTGATACTGATGTTAAGCCCTTTGAGCGATTTGGCGACCTCTTCGTTGGAGAGTGCCTTGAGCAGTGCCTGCAGTGCTTCAACCCCTTCGGCATGGGTCCCCTCCGTATCCGCCTCTGCTGCCGTGGGTTCTTTCGGCACGAGCGTTTCCGCCTGCAAATTCCCCGAAGCCTCGGCCAGCGCTTCGGCGCCCAATGATGCGAACTCGCTTCCCCCGACGCGGATTTCAGGCTCTTCTTCCACTTCTTCGCCGATCGCCAGCTTCAGCTCCCGCTCATCGAGGGTGTCGAACTCATCGAATCCTCCGCTCCCCGTTCCCTCATCGCCCAGATCGAACTCTTCGAGTACCCCCGCATCGAGCTCCATATCCAGGTCTTCAGGTTCGAGTTCGTCCACCGCTTCTTGAATCTGGAATTCGAGTTCCCCGAACGCATCGTCGTCCATCAGCATTTCGTCGCTTTCGGACAGATCGGGTAGCGTGGCCGCCTCTTCGGACTCTTCGGACAAAAGCCCCGCCTCCGCAAAATCTTCGCCAAAATCAAACGCTTCGTCCTCCTCCAGTGCGGGAAGAAGGTTTTCCGGAACCTCTTCGCCCGCCATCTCCTCAAGGCTATCCTCGAACATCAGCTCCTCATCCGGCGATTCCGGGGCAACCGGCGCTTCTTCCACAGCCACATCGCTCTTGGTTTCGACCGCCGTTTCATCGCTTTCGGCGCCGAGCAACCCTTCCAGATCAAATTCCTCCGCTTCGGAAAGATCGGTTTTTTCACTTTCGACGAGCCCTTCGAAATCGAACGCATCGTCTTCGATTTCAGGTTTTTCGGGTACGCCGAAATCGTCGATCCCCTTGACCGTGATTTCGTCCTCTTCGATCAGTGCGTCACTTTCGGCCGCTTCGAGCAACCCCTGGACTTCCTGGACTTCTTCGCTGTCGAGCACGGCGGTTTTGGGTGCTTCGTCGTCGTTAAACCCTTCCAGATCGTCAAGCGTAAAGTCATCGCCCGCCGCATCAAGATCATGGTCCAGAAATCCTTCGTCGTCATGGTCGATTTCAGCCAGGGTTTCTTGAAGGTCGA from Campylobacterota bacterium harbors:
- the gmk gene encoding guanylate kinase yields the protein MNLESGAILVLSGPSGAGKSSLIAKIIDHIGPTYFSISTTTRPMREGETDGVHYHFVSEEEFKRDVEQEMFLEYAVVHGNYYGTSLGPVKQALKEGKLVIFDIDVQGHDAVQNRLADITTSVFITTPTLEELKRRLYGRSTDSDEIIAKRIEMAKREVQRISEYDFLVVNDDLDTAAEVLVSIAKAARMKIPTLRINEFVQRWEAQG
- a CDS encoding twin-arginine translocase TatA/TatE family subunit, with the protein product MSMPSGTELLLIFGIVILLFGAKKIPDLAKGIGQGIRNFKKEMKEEEPAAPTASATPEAPKQVETSTTASVEAPKDQVKQA